The genomic region AGCTAattccttagcttttttttttttttgaaatatttctgtttacttCCAATGAACAGATAACggatctctgaaaaaaaatagtttactgTTCTCATATTGTCCTTCATAGATGAGAAGGGCACTCCCCCCATCCATGTCACAGACTTTTGTTTCATGCTTCATTGTTCCATTTACCTTTGGCCAGGAATACCAGCCTCCTTCTTCATTTCAGGTTTTTCccacttctgccttttctcctaTGTACCATCTGTAATGCCTGGAACAACATCCTCATTCCAGTGCAGAAAGCACTCATCATCTTCAAATTCTCCTTGAACACCCACTTCTAGCATGGCCTGACAAGTATCCATATAATACCATTTCCTCCTTAGATCATGCTCGTGATGGCTTTTGCTCCCTTAGATTGCTCCTTAGATTTGCAGTTTAGCCTGCAAACCCTTGCCCTGGAGTGCTGTCACCATCTGTGTGTGGTATAGTGTTGAGCCTGCTGGCAGCACTTGACAAATAATGTTAATGCCAGCCACTCTTGTTTTCTTCGTGTTTGCACTGCCCAAACCCTGATGCATATTTATAGCCGTGTAACCCAGTTACATTATCACTTACCAGCCTGGTAAATtatgtggggggggtgtgtgtgtttggatcCCTGGATGCAGTACCTGCACAGTTTGTGTTCTTGCTTGTGTAGAATGTGTTGCTCCCTGTTGGCAGAAGGACACCAGCGGGTGGGATACCGAGCTGGCCTGAGACAGAAGACATTCAAGCCATGGCAAAAAGTGTTAACCCTGATGGAAAAATGGGGGGATGGAGAAAGACATTGTAAAGTACACTTTGTGCCCTCTGCAAGTCAACCATTTATTCACAGCAGTCCCCTCAGgatcttttttctccttagcaGATCACCAGtaccaaataaaacaaagcaaagtcttttttatttgtgtcttGTACAACTCCACTTCCCCCACAAGCAGAACTGTAGGGACTCTGGAATGAAACACGACTGATATGAATAGAGCAGGTAGTTATGATGAAGGTAGGAATGAAACACGACTGATATGAATAGAGCAGGTAGTTATGATGAAGTCCCTGTAAGACACCATTGAAAACCTGTTCAGTTCTGACAGGTCTCTGCATGTTGCCTCATGCACAGAGCAGCTTGGAGTGCTGTCCAGGTTTTGCAGTTTCCCAGCAGGTCACCAGTCAAGACAGGAGTGAGCTCTCAGAGCTCTTACTAAGAATATTTCCTGTATCAACTTATTTCCCTGCCGGCTTCTTGCAGGAGAGGGCAGTGATCCAAAAATCAGTTCTAACATTCTTGTCCAGATTATTTGTCTGCTGTTTCTGAATCAATTCTAGAATGCCCactctttgttgtttttatttatttctgctgaatCCTTGCCTGAAATACCACTTGCAGTAGCTTATTGATTTGAGGGTTTAGTGGAGAGTGTAGTAgtgtagatcccagcctgtgccttGGTGTGTCTTTTGAATCTCTTTGTCTGTAACATGGCAAATAAGGTTATTTTCTTGATATCCTTGAAGTGTAACTGAGGAGTCTGCATTGGTGGATGCAACAGGCAGCAAGGACGCAGAAGAGTCAAGCACCCATGTCCAAGCTGACGGTGAGTTGCTGGGCACTGTGATTTGCACTTCTAGGGCACTCCTTGCTGGAACTGCACCTGTAGATCAGCATCTGTAGATCCTGTGGGTCTTGTCAGAAATGTCCTTCCTCCAGTCATAgagaatggggaaaggaggagaaaatttaGGAACAAAATCTCAACATCGGTCCCCTAAAACCTGTTGCCTACCAAATGCAAATGATGGGAACTTTCCCTCTTTAATAAGGATTTCTTTGGAGAAAGGTTTGCGAGCTGGGCTTACGGCCAACAGCACTGCGAGGAAAGCTCCCTGACTTCATTgacctgctgctttgtttttttcagtcattgCTATTTTGATTTAAGGCAGCTAAAAGGACGCTCTCTTCCTAGGTACAGACAATGCAAAGCAGTACACAGCTGAAGATCTCTCTAAAGAGAGGAAATTCTCTGAGGAACCAAAGGCTCCTGAGGTGAGTAGACATCACTCCATGCAGGCTGGGGTGGTGCAGAACATCCAgcctccccctccatcccagagAAACCCGTTGCCACTGGGAACCAGATGGCACCCACGTCTGGAGCTCTGTCTCCTGCTGTAAGCTGTTGTCCCTGGCAATAAGGCATAATATGTCTGCAATTAGTGCGTAGTCTGCTCTGACTCGCTGCTTTTGTACCTCTCCTAGCCTGTACCTTACCTACTGCTGGCTGTTTGCGAATGCTGGGGTTCGTTAAGATTTCAGTATTCATCTGGAAAGATGGAAAGTTGAATTGAAAGAGCCACTGAAAAATACATGTATTGAGGGCCATAGCTAAATGCATCCTTTATGTTGCTGAAGAGCAGATGTAAAAAGATTCAGGTGATGGTAGTAAAGATGCAGCTGCTGTGGCACTTGCCGTCACAGCAGGCAAGAGCAGAAAGTGGGAGCCTTTTGAAAGGTGGCTTGGAAAAATAAGACACGGGTGAAGCCAGCGACCTGAGAGTCTTTGGCATGAAATACCTTGCCCACGTGCTAAGCCAGGCCCTTACACTGGCTAAATCTGTAAGCAGAAAAAGATTTAACCCATGGTGTGAATCAGACTTGATAGTCTTCCTTAATTGGATACATTAGTTGATGTGATCGAAAGTATCATCCCGCCCTTGTTTGAGTACCTTAGTCCATGGGCTGTGGTGCTGAGTTGCCTTTAGTTCTGCAGTGGAGAAACGTGAGCTGGTTGTGTCCCTTACCAGCGCATTGTTTTTTGCTCCACTCTCCAGACACTGGACCACAAAATGTCTACAGAGGCTGTAGAAACAACCATCTGTACTAATAGGCCTGGTACTATGACCCAGGGATTGCTGATTTAGCAGTGCTGGGAGAACACGTGTGTACGAGAGTCTTTCTGATCAGCTTCCTGTAGATTCAAGCTTAAATGCGTTTTCTTAAGGGGTAGAGAGCTTAGGTCGCATACAAAAAGCAAGTGTAATTTTTAGTGTCTTCTACTGAGAGACTGGACTTAATCTTGACTCCTTCTTTTGGCAGGTGTTGAGCTCTGGAGGTTCACTGAAAGTGACTATCCAGCAGAGCAGTGAGAGCAGAGCTATCAGTACAACGGCTCTGAAACCAGGGCACTGGACCTGTGAGGTGGGCACAGCTGATCCCAGCCCTGAATCAGTCCTTAAATTCTACTGTTACATCTGCAAGACCAACTGCTGCAGTCAGCAGGTAAAAATCCACAGGTCTGTCTGTGATATGGGTGGTCAAGAGAAGTGAATTTGATGGCCAGCTGCTGTGGGGAGGTGCAGCAGGAGACTTGTTTGCAAGGGCTCATGCTTCAGGAGCAAGGAACATACAAAAATGATGACAAGCATGCAGATAAAATAAACCGCTCCTGAGGAGCTGGCAAGCAACCTGCTAGAGAGCGAATGTGGGTGGATCCACAGGCAGCCATGCTCTTAAGCTTTTATACCATTTCATTGTTAAACGGCAGTCAAGAGAATGGAAAGCGTAGCTCATAcctattattttctgtattttgaatacatttaaatggatttttctccTAACCTCTCTCTTAGAATTTCCAGTCCCACATGGCTGGAATTCAGCACCAGCAGCGACTTGGGGAGATTCAGCACATGAGCAATGTTTGCTTTGTTTCGCTACTGCCCATGGTGAAGGAGCAGAAGGTGCTGTCAGAGAAAGATGGGTAAGTGTTGATCTGTGCTAGAAAACACAATTTGAATGTGGACCCACATGGATTCTAAAATTCCTCACTGCACCAGAGTGCCCTTGTGTTCTAGGTAAGATACAAAATCCCTCTGGTTTCAGTGGCCTTAATCTCCTTCAGGCAACTTTCTTCCTGCTGAAGGATCCCAGTGTTGACTTTGACCTGCTGTGTGGTTTTTAATACAGTAGATCAGGTCAGACACTTGTTTTAACTGCGCCTTTCTGTCAGTGTGAGCTAAAGCAACCTATATAAATggctgggaaggggagaagatAAATCTGAGCCTGTAAAGATAGGAATTCTGGGGAAGACAATGCCAAGAACAGATTGTGGTATTCCATGGAGAATGTAAAAAGGTGTGACTTACAGATATATCTGTTGTCACTTCAGAGAGACCCAGCAGCGATGGTGTAACACTTGTCAGATACACTTCACAGGGGATCTAATCAAACATCGCAGGACCCAAGAACACAAGGTAACAACCATAGCATGGATTTCATCTTTGCACTGACCTTTCGCAGGGACTGAGTGGAAGTGTCTAGCATCTTCTGTTCCCTGAGCAGCAAAGGAAAAGTGATGGAGTGGAGGGATGCACATAAAATTGTGCCAGTAACATCCTCACTGTCTAAGGGCACTACCGTGCTACTTGCTGCCTCTGAACACCAGCACCGTTAGAACTTCCAGTTAGAACTTCATGCTATGTCAGTATGGCCTGAAGCACTTCTAGTTTGTAATTCTTGACTTTTCTCAATACATATGGCCTATCATACTCAGCTAATGAATTGAATGGAGGGATTGGCCTGTAAATTTTCAAGCTAAAGATTAGGTGGGACATCGTATTTATTGGCTCCTAAAGGAGAAGTGCCAGAACACCTTTTATAAGCTGCATTTGTTTTGCTCTGcatgttttccatctttttgGTGGATAAGAGATAGGGAGTCCTTTTTGATAAAAATACAACTCTCTTTGTGGTCTGCGTGTTTTAGATGCAGGGGTCTGACTTTGTTTCACTCAAGTTCTATCTGCATTCCTCCGAAGTGGTGCCTTTTGTGACTTACTGAACTGTCCCCCTTCCCTTAGCTGGCCAAACGCTCGCTTCGTCCTTTCTGCACTGTCTGCAGCCGACACTTCAAGACCCCTCGCAAGTTTGTGGAACATATGAAGTCCCCTGAGCACAAACAGAAAGCCAAAGAGGTAATTGTGCCTGAGTGGAGAGCTCTGCAGGACTGGAGGCAGCTATGCTGTGGAACAGCTTAACTTTCTGCTTCCCTGACTATTGCAGGGATGGAAGACTTGCAGTTCTTCCAGCCcggttttaattttcattttttgctagTCTTCGGTTGTTAGAGCTTAAAGAAATTGAGTGCAAAAGGGACAAGGACTTAGATATGTCTAGAAGCGAGACAGCTTTGTGCCTCTCTTGCAGTGCTTTCTACTCCTCAGATGCAGTCTGTTCAGAGTCTGGGGTCTTCCTTGGTTAAATGGAGAGTGCAGAGTGGATCTGATCTTCGTTTTCTGTGCCTGACAGGTGAGGCTAGGGGAGAAGGAGTTGGGCAGCCCGGAAGATTCAGAGGAGTTGATCACAGTGGATGCTGTTGGCTGttttgaagatgatgatgatgaagaggaggaggaggaggggggagctggTGAGGAGGAAGACCTTGATGTAGTGCTGATAGAGAATGAAGATTCTGCTGCCAAGCAGGTATGCTATgcaaaaggagaaggaatgaCCTATCTGAGAATCTGCTGTGGGATCCTCTGACTTAGTTGGTCTTGGCTGGTTGAGCTCAGGGTTTCAAGAGCCCAGTCAATCTTCtaccctgcagcaggagggtgagGGCTCTGGGTTTGTTCCAGAGCACAGGACAATGCAAAAGAATCAGGCACTACGTGTGGGATGCAGGAGTGTGTTTCTGCTGTGCCATACAGCTCTGACAGGTGTCTTCAAACATTACCTTGTTGCTGAGGAGCATAAGCAATGTTTTTTCAAGGGAAAGAATTTCTGACAAAGACATTGACATAGTCTCTTTGAATAGCCCAGCAGTAGCTTGATCTCATAGCaaatgtgtggagatttgtcttGATAAATATAATTTTCCCAGTAGAGAGCAGTTACCGAGAAGGAGGTACATGGCTAAGCTGCTTCAAGCTTGGAGCGTAAGGGACCTTTATAACCCTTGTAGTGAATTGGCCTCCTGACATTGGGTTTTGTATCTGGCCCTAACCGGATGCTGTACAACTCCTTCTCTGGTATGTGAATCCTCTGTTTTGCTCCCAAGCTTAGCAGAAAAGTGTAAGAGTCCAGGAAGGGAATTGGCATAGATACCGTAGGCACTAATGTTCTTTTGGTTTCCAGACTGGGCTGAAGGAAGTGTCTTTGGAGGATTACGAAGGAAGCGAGAAGTATTGTCCAGACACAGCCTATGGTAAGCAAGCAGAGTTGAGCACAAAGGCCCACAGAACCTTCTCTGGCCACGTGCTGTATCTGTAAGAGAGGACGGTCTCTATCTACTGCTGTAATGAGTTCTTGGGCCATAGTGCTCAGCATCGGACTGGTGCAAGTCACTGCTGCCTGGAGAAAGAGCCAAACGTTGCTTTATTACTGTGTGATAAAACATACGGATGTGATTGATGTTTGTCAGCTGCCTTTTGcattgaagaagaaagaaagagagccaGATACCTTACTAAGGTAGGAATTGGAGTAAGTAGGGCAGGAGTACTGAAGAAATTAGGTAGCAAATGAGGGATGCTCTGGAAAGATGGAGCCTGAAAGCATATTGATTAGAATGCTTTCCAACAGAAATGCAGCTTGTATAGAGATACTGAGCAGTACTGACAGTATCGCATCCTCTGCCAGAGCCCAAACTGTGCATGTTTCCTCCGCTTCAGAACCCCCACGCTCTACCTAGCGGTTATTCAGACATCTTGCTGGACTGGTGGGCAGCGTTGCCTCCAGATGGCTGTCTCTGGTCCCCACCCTGTAAGCGATTCTGACTTCACATGTCTAACGGCCACTCGTGTTGCGAGgagggcagctctgcagaggctgTTTTGTGCCCAAGGAGAGCTCTGTTTACACCGATCTTCCATATCGCTGTAACCTTCCACTATCATGTGGCAGATGGAATAATGATTCATGCTGTGAATGTTCTCTGCGTGTTCCTCTTGCGcgcctgctgtcttctgcttgGTTTGATCCCATCACATTAGATCACATGTTCTCTGTAGTTTTCCAttgtattcttttttccttccccgccccccccccttaatGCTCTGTGTAGTTTCTTTGCTCTGGCAGCTAGATTTCTCTCTGAATATCGGCCACACAGCCATTCTATGGTAAGATGAGATATTCAGCAAGTCATCTTGCAAATCCCTGATTAACAGAAGCAaagctttccatttttctttttctccctccccttcccttttaaCATGCTTTCATTATTTGAGTTCCATTCAATGTGATCTGtgatttcccttcccctcccgttTCGCAGGCCTGGATTTTCTGGTCCCCGTCGCAGGTTACCTCTGCAGGCTGTGTCACAAATTCTACCATAGCGACTCTGCTGCCCGGCTCGCACACTGCAAGTCCCTGATGCATTTTGAGAACTTTCAGGTTAGACCCTTTGGCGATTGCATGGCCTGGCATTTGTTACCCCCATGCGTGTCTCTTCAGCAAATCCACCACGTCAGCTGTCTTGTCTTCAGTTCATTTCCATCATCCTCGGTGTCCGTTGTGCCATAGCTTTCTCCTGGTGTGCTCTGTGTTTGTCTCCCATCACCACTGTAGATGTCAAACCAGTCCAGTCCTGCTTCCTGGCTACTGCTGCTGTCATCTTGTTGCCCATTTCTGGCTGGAAATCTTCTCAGAGTGTCTATTCTGTTTGCTGAACCTGTGGAGTCTGTTGTTCAGTCTAGGCCTCTTCTCTGTTAGACAGATTACAGGTGGGTCAAGATGGGGAAAGAACAAGAGACAGAGGCTGTTCCTTTTAAGGAAGGATAGTACATTTGCATCTTTTCATGCGATACTGTGGGAACAGCTCCTTAGCCAAAATTGGGGGTGTGATTCATCCATGAAGGGGCCTGGTAAAACGAGGTATTCACCTTGGAAATTTGGAAATGTAACATTACAGACTCTTTATGTGATGGAAGCTACAAGCTGCTGAGAGTCCATTTGGTCCCCAGGGTCAGCCTGCAACAGGaagtcagtctgtctgtctgtctgctacCCTTTCCTAGAAACTCCTTAGCACAAAGCTCTGCCAGCTGATGCTGTTCCTTTTGCTTTACTGGCTCCACCTAAAGAAGCCGTATTGCCCCTTGCTGCTTTTGTATCTAGAAGCTTTTCCTACTGGGCTGGCCTGGAATCTGCCTCCATCGTTCTGTCCTTGTTGACTTGCCAGGGGGTGAGGGGCCTGGATTAGCACCTTGTGGTGGGTACACAGGGCTTGCACTGTCTCTGCCCTCTCCCGTGACCACTGCCTGGGTCCTGCCTGTGCAGGAGAGCGGTATTCCCTGACCCTGACAAGAAGGGAGGCTCCCACACTGACTTTGTCCTCGGCCTGCAcccaaaacctgctccagcaaaAGCGGGCGTGCTTCCCTACCACAGATGTATCCAGCTTTTgttagtgttttaaaaaaaaaaaaagattttactgtttttctgctaGTCTTCAGACAGGTTAACTATTCCTAGTCAACAGTCACTGCCTCCAGAAAGGGGTGGCGTGCTGCAGAAGCCAGCACTTACAGCAGTAGATTTGGAATGGCAAGTAGCAGGAGAAGGCCACAGCTGTTCAGGGTTGCTCATCCTCTCCCACTCCTGCAGTTAGTAATTTCGGGAATGAAGGAATTTGCCTTGCAGTTTTCCTGGCTTATTTTATATCAGCTTAGAGAGAAACAGCGGCAGCAGTGTGTATGCCTCCCTTTTGGCCCACTTAGAGCTGAAATCAGATGCTCTTCAAATGGATGCCATAGTGACCTGGAGGGATTATTTATGACAAGAGTCCAACCTTAAATATCTGCAGGTGGATAACTGTTATTCTTGGCTGCCTAGGTGTCTTGGGTTTGTCACAGTCTGAGTTAAATCATTGCGTTTCTGGGGTACTCCGATAAGAGTAGCTCAGCAGAGGGTTTCAAAGCAGAGGATTGTCTGCTGGTGAGGCAGTTCACAGCAGCACTCTGAAAACAAACTGGCGTGCCTGTGCCTGGTTTATTTCAGGTACAGTGGTATGACGTGACTGATCTAGCTCCAATGTGTTATGATATTGTGCGTATCCCACTATTTGAGGACAGAGAAAGAACAAGCCTGCAATGATAAACCGAATTACAATGTGAAGCTGCCTGTCTGATGGGCTGTAATTCCACATTGCAGACTACAGTAGCACTGCTTAAGGCAGTGGTGAAAGCCAGCATGCTCAAAATGGTTTCCTTAAATTGTCAGGTTTGATGCTACTGCCAGTTCAAGGGACCCTTTAGCAGAAAGCTGAAAGTGAGTTGATTGTGGAGGGAACGGCTGTGGAAAAGAGGGAGGAGCTTTGGTTTTATTCCTATAGCTCATGCTCTGTCTGGGTCTTGAAGACCAGATTCCTGCTGCATGTTAGATAGCTATACAGAGttgctgtttttctgaaatcCAGTCTTGAAAATGGCTAGTAGCCATTTTAATCTCTTTACAGACCTCTACTGGTTCATCATGATAGCAAGTGCAAATGAGTCATTTTATTGATGATATGCTTACCTTTATTCTGTAGAGAACCTCAGTGCCTTGTAACAAGAAGATAATTCTTGATATCTTAGTGTTCCTGTCAACAATTTGACTGCACAGACTGTATCAACAGAGTGAAAAAATCTTAAGCTTTCAAATTAAGTCTTGCTTTGGCTGATAAACATTAAATCACACCTCTGTGGCTGAGGGCGGTGCATAGCCTCATGTATCCAGGGTACATGCTCAGAGTTACGTCCTGGCAGTAGCTGAAGCAAGAGCTGTCACTTGCACTGTTATATCTACAAAGTCCTGAGTCTGACTGAGATTAACAGTTGCCAAAACCTGATTTTTGTCTCAGGAGCCACAGGTCTGCCATGCACTCGCTCAGTGTTAAGTAATGTGAGAGGGACTTCAGTTTTTAATATCGCCACTTTTCCTCACAGGAGCTGACCCTTCTCTGAAAGCCTCAGCAGCCAGGCCAGGAGAGCTGCTGAGACAAGCCGTGCCCCTGCAGATTCTAGCTGCCGCTCACCACTGTTTTTGTACAGGTTTTCCTGGACCAGCTGCTACTTGCTGCAGTGACGGTAGCTGAGCTGGGCTTGTCTCTCACGTTGGTTTGTTTGTATTTGCAGAGATACAAGGCAGCGAGGCATCGCGCCACAGCTGCCTACCCCGAGGCTCCTTTGCATTCCCAGGGCTCCAGCTCCCAATTGCTGGATGATCCGAAACAGCCTCCTGCTACAACAGCAGATCCCAGCAAGAAGATGAATGATGATCGTGGAATAGACAAGGAGGGTACAGAGCTGTTGGCCCTGCAAGAACAAGCTTTGAGGCCTCCGGAGGGTAAGGGTGAGCTGGCCACCTCTGTAGCAGAGGGCAAAAGCCTAGCCAGCGTGACTGATGACGTATGTGGAATCATGGTTGTAGAAGAAGGAAATCTACAGGAAGAGAGCAAATCCACTACCACTAGTGCCGATTGCCCGCTCCCTGAAGAGAACCGCACCGTAGGGGAGTTGTTGGGACACAGTGtgtctgaggaggaggaagccaaTGCAGCCAGGCAAAGGGAAGGCACAGACGACTGCCAGGATCCAGGGAATGGAGGGGGTTTAG from Chroicocephalus ridibundus chromosome 15, bChrRid1.1, whole genome shotgun sequence harbors:
- the CIZ1 gene encoding cip1-interacting zinc finger protein, which encodes MFNQQQFQQQLLQLQHLLQQQQHHHHPSAQQGGRGLPPPQQQQMLSLRATNQPSLLNANPMLQRALLMQQMQGNLRGFNMTAPALQQFFPQATRHSLLGPPPVGVSLKPTRLGFPNLPFPRQNRTFRKDFQRVPDRKRELDPGSSSQTQGDEKMEIPEGGRAGSEQNNSLPSTETRIPTESVLNTEPAAKRLKSVTEESALVDATGSKDAEESSTHVQADGTDNAKQYTAEDLSKERKFSEEPKAPEVLSSGGSLKVTIQQSSESRAISTTALKPGHWTCEVGTADPSPESVLKFYCYICKTNCCSQQNFQSHMAGIQHQQRLGEIQHMSNVCFVSLLPMVKEQKVLSEKDGETQQRWCNTCQIHFTGDLIKHRRTQEHKLAKRSLRPFCTVCSRHFKTPRKFVEHMKSPEHKQKAKEVRLGEKELGSPEDSEELITVDAVGCFEDDDDEEEEEEGGAGEEEDLDVVLIENEDSAAKQTGLKEVSLEDYEGSEKYCPDTAYGLDFLVPVAGYLCRLCHKFYHSDSAARLAHCKSLMHFENFQRYKAARHRATAAYPEAPLHSQGSSSQLLDDPKQPPATTADPSKKMNDDRGIDKEGTELLALQEQALRPPEGKGELATSVAEGKSLASVTDDVCGIMVVEEGNLQEESKSTTTSADCPLPEENRTVGELLGHSVSEEEEANAARQREGTDDCQDPGNGGGLGQNEAANTGQEVEAEPSSLAKGETASLTSAGCRRSTRRKPR